From a single Pseudophryne corroboree isolate aPseCor3 chromosome 6, aPseCor3.hap2, whole genome shotgun sequence genomic region:
- the LOC134934263 gene encoding gastrula zinc finger protein XlCGF71.1-like, with protein sequence MSLTGEKPHLCSECDRSFTYKSQLLTHQRIHTGERPFICSECSKCFSLKSSLVVHQRIHTGEKPFTCSECSQCFLCKSHLVKHQRSHTGEKPFTCSECNKCFSQKSSLVIHHRSHTGDKLFTCSECNKCFSRKSYFLIHQRIHTGENPFTCSECSQCFLFKSHLVKHQMIHTGENTFKCSECSKCFLFKSSLVRHQIRKHINALRT encoded by the coding sequence ATGAGtctcacaggagagaaaccacatctgtgctctgagtgtgacagaagctttacatataaatcacagCTTCTtacacatcagaggattcacacaggagagagaccatttatatgttctgaatgcagcaagtgtttttccctaaagtcatctcttgttgtacatcagaggattcacacaggagagaaaccatttacatgttcagaATGCAGCCAATGTTTTCTCTGCAAGTCACATCTTGTgaaacatcagaggagtcacacaggagagaaaccatttacatgttctgaatgcaacaaatgtttttcccaaaagtcatctcttgttatacatcataggagtcacacaggagataaactatttacatgttctgaatgcaacaaATGTTTTTCCCGAAAGTCATATTTTcttatacatcagaggattcacacaggagagaacccATTTACATGTTCAGAATGCAGCCAATGTTTTCTCTTCAAGTCACATCTTGTGAAACATCagatgattcacacaggagagaatacATTTAAATGTTcagaatgcagcaaatgttttctaTTTAAGTCaagtcttgttagacatcagattaGGAAACATATAAATGCTCTGAGGACCTAA